The Bemisia tabaci chromosome 8, PGI_BMITA_v3 genome has a segment encoding these proteins:
- the LOC109035468 gene encoding egl nine homolog 1 — MDTSVSCVLCGAVDRLWRCAKCKSVFYCSKKHQTQDWKNHKANCVSHAEHVNSSKKAEISENNAGNVHSNSVTSVSTTTVLSSIEVNDSQKSSRSSKSLTSKVISTSPESSSDKSILKPRAEPGNIKLKDNDASEHKSNNLKCAKSNFADVPLDAELYQKSNLVLKNFSEVKLDSSTAMPPYLHREDDVAQQTLMEEICRNVIADMDAYGVCVVDNFLGATRGMAVLEEVIGMYQTGIFKDGQLVSNKARNDLRTIRGDQITWIDGTEESCHNIGMLISRVDSIIIRANQLPNNGKMGNYTINGRTKAMVACYPGHGSHYVKHVDNPNRDGRCITAIYYLNRDWDIQHNGGLLRIFPEGWSHQVADIEPLFDRILFFWSDRRNPHEVQPAFKTRYAITLWYFDATERAEASRRYQQRDMSGVAQN; from the exons ATGGACACTTCTGTCAGTTGTGTGTTATGCGGAGCTGTAGACAGATTATGGCGATGTGCTAAGTGCAAAAGTGTGTTCTATTGTAGCAAAAAACATCAAACTCAGGATTGGAAAAATCATAAAGCTAACTGTGTGAGCCATGCTGAGCATGTAAATTCTAGCAAGAAAGCCGAAATATCCGAAAATAACGCTGGAAACGTTCACAGTAACTCTGTCACAAGTGTTTCTACAACAACTGTTCTGTCTTCTATCGAAGTTAATGATAGTCAGAAATCTAGTCGCTCAAGTAAATCACTAACCTCAAAAGTAATAAGTACTAGTCCCGAAAGTAGCTCTGATAAAAGTATTCTTAAACCACGGGCTGAACCTGGTAACATTAAATTAAAAGATAACGACGCAAGCGAACATAAGTCCAATAATCTCAAGTGCGCAAAATCTAATTTTGCTGATGTTCCTTTAGATGCTGAATTGTATCAAAAGAGCAATCTAGTGCTGAAAAATTTTTCCGAAGTCAAATTAGATAGCTCCACAGCAATGCCACCTTATTTACATCGCGAAGATGATGTAGCGCAGCAGACGTTAATGGAAGAAATCTGCCGGAATGTGATCGCAGACATGGATGCATATGGAGTGTGTGTAGTTGACAATTTTTTAGGAGCAACACGAGGCATGGCTGTATTAGAGGAAGTCATCGGAATGTATCAAACGGGTATTTTCAAAGATGGTCAGTTAGTCAGCAATAAAGCAAGGAATGATCTGAGAACTATTCGAGGGGACCAGATCACGTGGATAGATGGTACAGAAGAATCTTGTCACAACATAGGAATGTTGATTAGTCGAGTGGATTCAATTATTATTCGTGCAAACCAACTTCCGAACAACGGTAAAATGGGCAACTACACCATCAATGGTAGAACtaag GCAATGGTAGCTTGTTACCCTGGACATGGATCGCACTATGTGAAACACGTTGACAATCCTAACAGAGATGGTCGCTGTATCACAGCAATTTATTATCTCAACAGGGACTGGGATATTCAG CACAATGGAGGGTTATTGAGAATTTTTCCAGAAGGATGGAGTCACCAAGTCGCTGATATTGAACCTCTGTTTGacaggattttatttttctggtcTGACCGTCGCAATCCCCATGAAGTACAACCAGCATTTAAAACTAG ATATGCAATAACGTTGTGGTACTTTGATGCAACGGAACGAGCAGAAGCAAGTAGGCGATATCAACAAA GAGATATGAGTGGTGTCGCGCAGAACTAG